A stretch of the Aminipila terrae genome encodes the following:
- a CDS encoding GNAT family N-acetyltransferase, with amino-acid sequence MAADIKGMVQIRDKEKVISTLISAFTDYPQLTRAFPDRSRRMIVTEASLRFYVAFGMKYGDAYALSEACQGVAVVISSSKRKVSKLKYFLAGSYSRKYKNTISRLTEEEQRIRTELFQEMAQMETEIKFPSKYIYLSHLGVKTEHQGQGIGSAIMDRIIDYGEKKKLPVVLFTNEPEGVGFYQNMGFKIMGITSSKKFQFINIYLIKL; translated from the coding sequence ATGGCAGCGGATATAAAAGGGATGGTTCAAATACGGGATAAGGAAAAAGTAATCTCTACTTTAATTAGTGCGTTTACTGATTATCCACAATTAACCAGGGCTTTCCCTGACAGAAGCAGACGAATGATTGTCACAGAGGCATCTTTAAGGTTTTATGTTGCCTTCGGTATGAAATACGGAGATGCATATGCCTTAAGTGAAGCTTGCCAGGGAGTAGCAGTAGTTATATCTTCTTCAAAAAGAAAGGTATCTAAATTAAAATATTTTCTTGCAGGGTCTTATTCGAGAAAATATAAAAATACCATATCAAGACTTACAGAGGAAGAACAACGTATAAGAACTGAACTTTTTCAAGAGATGGCTCAAATGGAGACAGAAATAAAGTTCCCATCAAAGTACATATATTTAAGTCATCTGGGTGTGAAAACCGAACATCAGGGACAGGGCATTGGCAGTGCAATTATGGACCGGATTATTGATTACGGAGAAAAAAAGAAACTCCCTGTTGTGTTATTTACCAATGAACCTGAAGGCGTGGGATTCTATCAGAACATGGGATTTAAAATCATGGGAATAACCAGCTCTAAAAAGTTTCAATTTATAAATATTTATCTTATTAAATTGTAA
- a CDS encoding GNAT family N-acetyltransferase, with translation MLQLLETERLILRPFTRDDAEGLFAYASNPNVGPHAGWKPHADVQESQKIIDELFLVNQVWALIDKTSGKLIGSIGLEPDKRRPGIASKELGYSLAEEFWGKGLMTEAAKEIIRYAFEVMNLDILAICTGLTNERSASVIDKCGFKYEGTERYCYKIYDGSVRSSRCFSLLKTEWEALR, from the coding sequence ATGTTACAATTGCTGGAAACTGAAAGATTAATTTTAAGGCCTTTTACAAGGGATGATGCAGAGGGATTATTTGCATATGCAAGTAATCCCAATGTAGGACCTCATGCCGGTTGGAAACCTCATGCAGATGTGCAGGAGTCCCAGAAAATTATCGACGAGCTCTTTCTGGTTAATCAGGTGTGGGCTTTAATAGATAAAACCAGTGGCAAGCTGATTGGCAGCATAGGACTGGAACCGGATAAACGCAGACCTGGGATTGCAAGTAAGGAGCTGGGTTATTCTCTGGCAGAGGAGTTTTGGGGAAAAGGTCTTATGACGGAGGCAGCTAAAGAAATCATCAGATATGCCTTTGAAGTAATGAATCTGGATATACTGGCAATATGTACGGGACTTACCAATGAAAGATCTGCAAGTGTAATCGACAAATGCGGATTTAAGTATGAAGGAACAGAAAGGTACTGCTATAAAATTTATGATGGCAGTGTAAGAAGTTCCAGATGCTTTTCATTACTTAAAACGGAATGGGAAGCCTTAAGGTGA
- a CDS encoding LTA synthase family protein, whose amino-acid sequence MLTGMSVKFFGPGEYPYKSILTEETCESVPYDLKSIGYSTHAIHDHRAVFYGRNKVFANLGFDTFTSVEYMNHVVRTPKNWEKDYVLTDQIMDALESSKQEDFIYTCSVQGHGKYPTEQVIKDPDIVVTKAPTEELKWQYEYYANQIHEMDQFIGELTERLKKYDEKVVLVIYGDHLPALEMTEDQMATGSIFKTQYVMWSNYPMKREYKDMFSYQMAANVFDKLGFHMGVMTKYHQNHQNSQTYKADMKKLEYDMLYGKKYIFNGENPYKKVDMKMGVKPIKITDIVRVGDKLYIKGENFTEYSKISLDGKILKTIFLGSSILGLQEEVDLNAANRMKVSQVEKNKEILSTTE is encoded by the coding sequence ATGTTAACAGGCATGAGCGTTAAGTTCTTTGGACCGGGAGAATACCCTTACAAGTCTATTCTTACAGAAGAAACCTGTGAGAGTGTGCCATATGATTTAAAGTCTATTGGCTATTCTACACATGCCATACATGATCACAGAGCCGTTTTCTATGGCAGAAACAAAGTTTTTGCTAATTTAGGATTTGATACATTTACAAGCGTAGAGTATATGAACCATGTAGTGAGAACCCCTAAAAACTGGGAAAAGGACTACGTTCTAACGGATCAGATAATGGATGCTTTAGAATCATCCAAGCAGGAAGACTTTATTTACACTTGTTCTGTTCAGGGACATGGTAAGTATCCAACAGAGCAGGTGATTAAGGATCCTGACATTGTAGTTACCAAAGCGCCTACGGAAGAATTGAAATGGCAGTATGAGTACTATGCAAATCAGATACATGAAATGGATCAGTTTATAGGTGAGCTGACAGAGAGACTGAAAAAATACGATGAAAAAGTAGTTTTAGTAATTTACGGGGATCATTTACCTGCACTGGAAATGACAGAAGATCAAATGGCTACGGGCTCAATTTTTAAGACCCAGTATGTTATGTGGAGTAATTACCCAATGAAAAGAGAGTATAAGGATATGTTTTCTTACCAGATGGCTGCTAATGTATTTGACAAGCTAGGATTCCATATGGGTGTCATGACGAAATATCACCAGAATCATCAGAATAGCCAGACCTATAAAGCTGATATGAAGAAACTGGAATATGATATGCTTTATGGAAAGAAATATATTTTTAATGGTGAAAATCCATATAAAAAAGTAGATATGAAGATGGGTGTAAAACCGATAAAGATAACGGATATAGTAAGAGTCGGTGATAAATTGTATATAAAAGGTGAGAACTTTACGGAATATAGCAAGATTTCTCTGGATGGAAAAATTTTAAAAACAATATTCCTGGGATCTTCAATACTGGGACTGCAGGAAGAGGTAGATTTAAATGCAGCCAATAGAATGAAGGTAAGCCAGGTTGAAAAAAATAAGGAAATTTTAAGTACAACGGAATAG
- a CDS encoding LTA synthase family protein codes for MEKFKQFYMKYLHNAVVICLVLSFALNLIIESLARQSLINGFNFFIESPLVFMYNVFIIFTTLSLALVIKRRVFAYVILSVVWLGLGITNGVILANRMTPFTTKDFEVLEDGLSIVTNYLSKMEIVLAGVGVVVAVILIVLLFRFAPKKKEKINYKKNVALLLAISLGLFGATDLAIKTKVVDTFFGNLAYAYRDYGVPYCFINTWLNTGIRQPAGYSKDSIQSIFDKGELGSDSYYKVANKDDGKEHPNVIFLQMESFIDPTLVKDITYSKDPVPNFRALEKIILQDI; via the coding sequence ATGGAAAAGTTTAAACAATTTTATATGAAATACCTGCACAACGCAGTTGTAATCTGTTTAGTGCTATCATTTGCATTAAATCTGATTATAGAATCCTTAGCAAGACAGTCGCTGATAAATGGATTTAATTTTTTTATAGAGTCGCCATTAGTGTTTATGTATAATGTGTTTATTATTTTTACAACATTATCATTGGCACTTGTAATAAAAAGAAGAGTGTTTGCCTACGTTATACTGTCCGTTGTATGGCTGGGACTTGGAATTACCAATGGTGTGATTCTGGCAAACCGTATGACACCGTTTACTACAAAAGATTTTGAAGTTCTTGAAGATGGTCTGTCTATTGTGACAAACTATTTATCCAAAATGGAAATTGTTTTGGCCGGTGTTGGAGTAGTAGTGGCTGTGATCCTTATTGTATTATTATTCAGGTTCGCACCAAAGAAAAAAGAAAAAATAAATTATAAGAAAAATGTGGCATTGCTTCTGGCTATAAGCCTCGGACTGTTCGGAGCAACAGACCTTGCTATAAAAACCAAAGTTGTAGACACTTTTTTTGGAAATCTGGCATATGCTTATAGAGATTATGGTGTACCATACTGCTTTATTAATACCTGGCTTAACACAGGTATCAGACAACCTGCCGGATACTCAAAAGATTCCATTCAGTCCATTTTCGATAAAGGGGAACTTGGGAGTGACAGCTATTATAAAGTTGCCAATAAAGACGATGGAAAAGAGCATCCAAATGTAATATTTCTTCAGATGGAGTCATTTATTGACCCAACTCTGGTAAAGGATATTACATATTCTAAAGATCCAGTTCCAAACTTCAGAGCCTTAGAAAAAATTATTCTACAGGATATCTAA
- the rsmA gene encoding 16S rRNA (adenine(1518)-N(6)/adenine(1519)-N(6))-dimethyltransferase RsmA, producing MKLYAPSTIREIKDKYDFRLSKSLGQNFLTDKNIIDKIIEESFIGENDLVIEIGPGIGVLTAEAAEQAGKVIAVEIDKNLIPILKDTLSQYDNVEVVNRDILKSDLNEMIAQSSLINGKSVNSVRIIGNLPYYITTPIIMKILEDGVKADSITIMMQKEVADRIKAEAGKKAYGALSVAVQYYCTVSHVANVPKEVFVPQPKVDSTVIRLDIRKEKPVKLKDEKIFFQCVKAGFGQRRKTMLNSLTGVCGLSKEQVGQVMESIGIDSGRRAETMNIDEFANLANSVYDKIRG from the coding sequence ATGAAATTATATGCACCATCAACAATTAGAGAGATAAAGGACAAGTATGATTTCAGACTTTCCAAGAGTCTGGGACAGAACTTTCTTACGGACAAAAATATTATAGATAAGATTATTGAAGAGTCCTTTATCGGCGAAAATGATCTGGTTATTGAAATAGGTCCGGGGATTGGAGTCCTTACGGCAGAGGCGGCAGAACAGGCCGGTAAAGTCATTGCTGTAGAGATTGACAAAAATCTGATTCCTATTTTAAAAGATACCCTGTCTCAATATGACAACGTAGAAGTTGTTAACAGGGATATTCTCAAATCAGATTTAAATGAGATGATAGCACAGAGTTCTCTAATTAACGGAAAGAGTGTAAATTCCGTCAGAATCATTGGAAATTTACCTTATTACATTACAACTCCCATCATAATGAAGATTTTAGAGGATGGGGTCAAAGCCGACAGTATTACTATCATGATGCAAAAAGAAGTAGCTGACAGGATTAAGGCAGAAGCAGGTAAAAAGGCTTATGGGGCTTTATCTGTGGCTGTTCAGTATTACTGTACCGTAAGCCATGTGGCAAATGTACCTAAAGAGGTGTTTGTACCTCAGCCTAAGGTTGACTCTACGGTTATCAGACTGGATATAAGAAAAGAAAAACCAGTAAAGCTAAAAGATGAAAAGATTTTCTTCCAATGCGTAAAAGCAGGATTTGGGCAAAGAAGAAAAACCATGTTAAATTCTCTTACAGGTGTGTGTGGATTGTCTAAAGAACAAGTAGGACAAGTTATGGAATCTATTGGAATAGATTCAGGGAGACGAGCAGAAACAATGAACATAGACGAATTTGCGAATCTGGCAAATTCAGTTTATGACAAAATCAGGGGATAA
- the rnmV gene encoding ribonuclease M5, whose product MESIAEVIVVEGRDDQAAVKRAIDTETIATHGYGIKKSTWELIERAYNTRGIIIFTDPDFAGEEIRKKLKAKFPNAKDAYLAREDATVAGDIGIENAEPAVILEALEKAHCTKMNITPEFTMQDLMRYGLAGEAGASDKRSRLGKVLGIGYGNSTAFLNKLNQYGIARNEFEEEAGKL is encoded by the coding sequence ATGGAAAGTATTGCAGAAGTAATAGTTGTAGAAGGCAGAGACGATCAGGCGGCTGTAAAAAGGGCTATTGATACTGAAACTATTGCGACCCATGGGTATGGGATTAAGAAGTCCACGTGGGAATTAATAGAGCGGGCATATAATACCAGAGGGATTATTATCTTTACAGATCCAGATTTTGCTGGTGAGGAAATACGAAAAAAACTCAAAGCTAAGTTTCCTAATGCCAAAGACGCCTACTTAGCAAGAGAGGATGCCACGGTAGCAGGTGATATAGGCATAGAAAATGCGGAACCCGCAGTTATATTAGAGGCATTGGAAAAGGCACACTGTACAAAAATGAATATCACTCCGGAATTTACCATGCAGGACCTGATGCGTTATGGATTGGCCGGCGAAGCCGGAGCTTCTGATAAACGAAGCAGACTTGGTAAAGTTTTAGGCATTGGATATGGAAATTCTACAGCGTTTTTGAACAAACTAAACCAGTATGGTATTGCCAGGAACGAATTTGAGGAGGAAGCAGGAAAACTTTAA
- a CDS encoding FtsB family cell division protein: MTANVQTKEKRSKKFKNSDKIIDLEQARAERRERRKQAANKKQNKGRKIASEELSERKVNKRNRKRLIYLCVIFGIMVVIGVSIFHVYSLQREYKNIVAQNKALQEKKRDLSEELGNVNNPEYIEQQARQQLKMVKPGEVLYILPQKNTTGAAIVPRKDVDLMPAGEASD; encoded by the coding sequence GTGACGGCAAATGTTCAAACAAAAGAAAAAAGAAGTAAAAAGTTTAAAAACTCAGATAAAATAATCGATCTGGAGCAAGCTAGAGCCGAGAGGCGGGAAAGAAGGAAACAGGCTGCCAACAAGAAGCAGAACAAGGGCAGAAAAATCGCTTCAGAAGAATTATCAGAAAGAAAAGTAAATAAAAGGAATAGAAAGAGGCTAATCTATCTCTGTGTAATATTTGGTATTATGGTGGTTATAGGTGTGTCTATTTTTCATGTCTATTCTTTGCAGAGAGAATACAAAAACATTGTTGCCCAAAACAAGGCTTTACAGGAAAAAAAACGAGATCTTTCAGAAGAGCTTGGAAATGTAAATAATCCAGAATATATTGAACAACAGGCCAGGCAGCAGCTAAAGATGGTCAAGCCTGGAGAAGTTCTGTATATTTTACCTCAGAAGAATACAACAGGAGCGGCTATCGTTCCAAGAAAAGATGTAGATCTGATGCCTGCAGGAGAAGCCTCCGATTAG
- the yabQ gene encoding spore cortex biosynthesis protein YabQ: MVVSSGAAILNSFKLNFVLTDLIKTQIFESLVMLGCGMVIALLYGLFIRHIKLFLKNRVIAATYEILFWIFAGILTCQFLYYCSYGQISVHVICAFVCGVFLWNLLFYATMTVGDGKCSNKRKKK; encoded by the coding sequence ATGGTTGTGTCTTCAGGTGCAGCCATTTTAAATAGTTTTAAATTAAATTTTGTGCTTACAGATCTTATCAAAACACAAATTTTTGAAAGTCTGGTTATGCTTGGCTGCGGCATGGTCATTGCACTTTTATATGGACTTTTCATAAGGCACATTAAGCTGTTCCTGAAAAACAGAGTTATTGCAGCAACCTATGAAATCCTGTTTTGGATTTTTGCAGGAATACTTACTTGCCAATTTTTGTATTACTGCTCCTATGGCCAGATTAGCGTACATGTAATATGTGCATTTGTATGCGGAGTTTTCTTGTGGAATCTCTTGTTTTATGCTACAATGACAGTGGGTGACGGCAAATGTTCAAACAAAAGAAAAAAGAAGTAA
- the yabP gene encoding sporulation protein YabP, which yields MENHVLNIDNRERLTVTEVADVDSFNEETILITLKSGGLVIKGQKLHIQKLDLAEGKVIITGEINSAVYTEKKNKSDKSLMRRIFE from the coding sequence ATGGAGAACCATGTTTTAAATATTGATAACAGAGAAAGACTAACCGTAACAGAAGTAGCTGATGTGGACAGTTTTAATGAGGAAACCATATTAATCACTTTGAAAAGCGGCGGACTGGTTATAAAGGGACAGAAGCTGCATATTCAGAAACTTGATCTGGCAGAAGGAAAGGTTATCATTACAGGAGAAATAAATTCAGCAGTCTATACAGAAAAGAAAAATAAAAGCGATAAAAGTTTAATGAGGAGGATTTTTGAATAA
- a CDS encoding HAMP domain-containing sensor histidine kinase translates to MKTYDNLSDHKEEIQANIEAWSKTIQEEIFVIDDNFMIIASNNANQGKSAVGLLETPIIMNALAKGEASQSYGSIISKNTTIPVMNMAFPIGEGKKITGVIYMRVDMSSVYDTINQSKQIFVQAMIVGLIITVILGTLIARSITTPINDVTEKAEKMAQGDFSQEVSVKSKDEIGRLADMFNLLRTQLDTTLFEMSSEKNKMETILKHMADGLIAVNLEGQIIHANPAAVQMLKVTQEEIERESYNTLIRQLNEELSLEQLMERCTEGEHSDVFEKSGSTYATRYDWFKDDDGNDVGIIILIQDITQRQKLENMQMDFVANVSHELKTPLTTIKSYTETLIDGYVDDPVTVNEFLGIIDNEADRMNRLVKDLLQLSRLDNNQEILNRKEGNLISLLKAAVKKVEITAANKDQHLNCLFNEEERIPVDMDKDRIEQVILNVISNAIKYTTEGGRIDIDALKMDKSAVITVTDNGMGIPEAELSRVFERFFRVDKARSRAMGGTGLGLAISKQIVEGHQGTIELESRENKGTKVIITLPLSLKKGISNIE, encoded by the coding sequence TTGAAAACCTATGACAATTTAAGTGATCATAAAGAAGAGATACAAGCCAATATAGAGGCATGGAGTAAGACCATACAGGAAGAAATATTTGTAATTGACGATAATTTTATGATTATTGCATCAAACAATGCAAATCAGGGAAAAAGTGCGGTAGGGCTGTTGGAAACACCTATTATCATGAACGCCCTGGCAAAGGGAGAAGCCTCCCAGTCGTATGGCAGTATTATTAGTAAGAATACAACTATACCTGTTATGAATATGGCTTTTCCAATAGGAGAAGGTAAAAAAATAACTGGTGTTATATATATGCGTGTAGACATGTCCAGTGTCTATGACACCATAAATCAGTCCAAGCAGATATTTGTACAGGCTATGATCGTGGGGCTGATTATAACGGTTATTTTAGGAACGCTTATAGCAAGAAGCATTACAACGCCTATTAACGATGTAACCGAAAAAGCAGAGAAAATGGCCCAGGGAGACTTTTCTCAGGAGGTAAGTGTTAAGTCAAAGGACGAAATTGGTCGTCTGGCTGACATGTTCAACTTATTGCGGACCCAGCTGGATACCACACTATTTGAGATGTCCAGCGAAAAAAATAAAATGGAAACTATATTGAAGCATATGGCGGACGGACTGATTGCAGTAAACCTGGAGGGGCAGATTATACATGCTAACCCTGCAGCGGTTCAGATGCTGAAGGTAACTCAGGAAGAAATAGAACGTGAAAGTTACAATACCCTTATCAGACAGCTAAATGAAGAATTGTCATTAGAACAGCTGATGGAAAGGTGTACAGAGGGGGAACATTCAGATGTATTTGAAAAATCCGGAAGTACTTATGCTACAAGATATGACTGGTTTAAAGATGACGACGGCAATGATGTGGGGATTATAATTCTGATTCAGGATATCACCCAGAGACAGAAGCTGGAAAACATGCAGATGGATTTTGTGGCTAATGTTTCCCATGAATTAAAGACGCCGTTAACCACTATAAAAAGTTATACGGAAACACTGATAGACGGGTATGTGGATGATCCGGTTACTGTAAATGAATTCCTTGGAATCATAGATAATGAAGCAGACAGAATGAACAGACTGGTTAAAGATTTGTTACAGCTTTCAAGACTGGATAACAATCAGGAAATCCTCAACAGAAAAGAAGGAAATCTGATCAGCTTGCTGAAGGCTGCGGTAAAAAAGGTTGAAATAACAGCGGCAAATAAAGATCAGCACCTGAACTGTTTATTTAACGAAGAAGAACGTATTCCTGTGGATATGGATAAAGACAGAATAGAGCAGGTTATTTTAAATGTAATAAGTAACGCTATAAAGTATACCACAGAGGGCGGGCGAATAGATATCGACGCATTGAAAATGGATAAATCTGCAGTCATAACTGTAACGGATAACGGTATGGGCATACCAGAGGCTGAACTGAGCAGGGTATTTGAGCGGTTTTTCCGTGTAGATAAAGCCCGCTCCCGGGCAATGGGAGGAACCGGACTGGGACTTGCTATTTCAAAACAAATAGTGGAAGGCCACCAGGGGACCATTGAGCTTGAAAGCAGGGAAAACAAGGGAACCAAGGTTATCATTACCCTTCCCCTTTCTCTTAAGAAGGGAATAAGCAATATAGAATAA
- a CDS encoding cell wall metabolism sensor histidine kinase WalK produces the protein MNLRKFSHSMRWKLVLIYCLLVFIATTIIGVLIMSRLETYYIDSTKKISQTLCGEAH, from the coding sequence ATGAATTTAAGAAAATTTAGCCATAGCATGAGATGGAAGCTTGTTTTGATTTACTGTTTACTGGTATTCATTGCAACGACCATTATAGGGGTGCTGATTATGAGCAGGCTGGAGACTTACTACATTGACTCTACCAAAAAAATCTCACAGACACTTTGCGGGGAGGCACACTGA
- a CDS encoding response regulator, with product MDSKKVLIIEDEKAISDIIKFNLKKEGFEVDAAYDGQEGLGKALNTQPDLILLDVMLPSLDGFQVCKRVREGSTVPIIMLTAKEEEVDKVLGLELGADDYITKPFGMRELIARIKANLRRIELVSGAASDPSNVHDFGGLEIDMNRYEVRKNERVLELTLREFELLKYLAERENKVFSREQLLEEVWGYEYYGDIRTVDVTVRRLREKLEDDSSSPKYIMTKRGIGYYFRRP from the coding sequence ATGGACTCAAAAAAAGTACTAATAATTGAAGATGAAAAAGCAATTTCGGACATTATAAAATTCAATCTGAAAAAGGAAGGCTTTGAGGTAGACGCTGCCTATGACGGGCAGGAAGGATTAGGCAAAGCATTAAATACACAGCCTGACTTAATCCTGCTGGATGTCATGCTGCCGTCATTGGACGGATTTCAGGTCTGCAAGCGAGTGCGTGAGGGGAGCACTGTTCCGATTATTATGCTTACAGCCAAAGAAGAAGAAGTAGACAAAGTACTTGGGCTTGAACTGGGAGCAGATGATTACATAACCAAACCATTTGGTATGAGAGAGCTTATAGCCAGAATAAAGGCGAATTTAAGGAGAATAGAACTGGTATCCGGTGCTGCCAGTGACCCTTCAAATGTTCACGATTTTGGAGGACTTGAAATTGATATGAACCGGTATGAAGTCAGAAAAAATGAACGGGTACTTGAGTTAACTTTAAGAGAATTTGAATTATTAAAGTATCTGGCAGAAAGAGAAAATAAAGTATTCTCAAGAGAGCAGCTTCTGGAAGAAGTCTGGGGCTACGAATACTATGGAGACATCAGGACGGTTGATGTTACGGTGAGAAGATTAAGGGAAAAACTGGAGGATGATTCCAGTTCGCCTAAATACATTATGACCAAGAGAGGTATAGGATATTACTTTAGGAGGCCATAA
- a CDS encoding methyl-accepting chemotaxis protein, translated as MITISILTVVIFTVISILIRKNLIKKILIPLDEITEAANSFAEGNLRQTISFHSEDEIGRLAEDIRNMSNSLNTYISDISLFMLELEKGNLKVSLTADFKGDFHALASSLKNFQGSINSTLHEINESSNEVERGSSQVSSGAQTLAQGSAEQASSIEELSSALLEVSGKIQTNALNAKQAYDLSEQAEKEVIAGNQHMQEMTSAMIEISEKSDEIGKIIKTIDDIAFQTNILALNAAVEAARAGNAGKGFAVVAEEVRNLAQRSADAARSTTTLIQGTVEAVDNGVSIANETASALNLIVTKVDAVTGTLKQIASDSDQQAHAVSQITEGVEQISSVVQTNTATTEESAATCEQLFLQSKKLSAVVDRFTLN; from the coding sequence TTGATTACTATAAGCATTTTAACTGTAGTGATTTTCACCGTAATAAGTATTTTAATCCGTAAAAATCTTATAAAAAAAATACTGATACCGCTTGATGAAATCACAGAGGCTGCAAACAGTTTTGCAGAGGGCAATTTACGTCAGACTATAAGTTTTCATTCAGAAGATGAAATTGGCAGACTGGCAGAAGATATCCGTAACATGTCAAACAGTTTAAATACATATATATCAGATATCTCACTATTTATGCTGGAATTAGAAAAAGGGAACCTTAAAGTATCTCTGACTGCAGACTTCAAAGGGGATTTTCATGCTTTAGCCAGCAGCCTTAAAAACTTTCAAGGTTCTATTAATTCAACATTACATGAAATCAATGAATCTTCAAATGAAGTAGAAAGAGGATCCTCTCAAGTATCATCCGGTGCACAGACCCTTGCTCAGGGTTCTGCAGAACAGGCCAGCAGCATTGAAGAACTTTCCTCTGCACTTTTGGAAGTTTCGGGAAAAATTCAAACAAATGCGCTAAATGCCAAACAGGCTTATGATCTGTCAGAGCAGGCAGAAAAGGAAGTAATAGCAGGAAATCAGCACATGCAGGAAATGACCTCTGCCATGATAGAAATATCGGAGAAGTCTGATGAAATAGGCAAAATAATTAAGACTATTGACGATATTGCTTTTCAGACCAATATTCTTGCTTTAAATGCTGCTGTTGAAGCTGCCCGGGCTGGAAATGCAGGAAAGGGATTTGCCGTTGTTGCTGAGGAAGTCCGTAATCTGGCACAAAGGTCTGCAGATGCAGCCAGAAGTACCACCACGCTTATTCAAGGTACAGTTGAAGCTGTAGATAATGGTGTATCTATTGCAAATGAAACGGCATCAGCGCTGAATCTGATTGTCACAAAAGTTGATGCTGTTACTGGGACTCTTAAACAAATTGCTTCTGACTCAGATCAACAGGCCCATGCAGTCAGCCAGATTACAGAAGGAGTGGAACAAATTTCATCTGTTGTTCAGACCAATACTGCAACTACGGAGGAAAGTGCTGCCACATGTGAACAGCTTTTCTTACAGTCAAAGAAATTAAGTGCCGTAGTGGATCGCTTTACGCTAAATTAA
- a CDS encoding MerR family transcriptional regulator, with product MYLTVGEISKALEISTEMIRFYVKEGIITPKKNEENNYWEYSSDDLMRLTDVLFYRDLDLSLKDIKTIMSGLELEKIGNVIQARRAELINDIQKKVKSLSMLQEWDEDYHKEINLVGKFKLGNMPAELRKEDYYDEIDHIAKYMQGSLKLDREDWMYVSLSFFYNIYEKDFKLKKYLSVNKTLKTQITNGSSDVIEEKAERCIYTEVHYSENISDMINPLIEYAEEKGYELTGEIYGRENTNYFKNGKRLALYKIYAIIK from the coding sequence ATGTATTTAACAGTTGGTGAAATATCTAAAGCTCTTGAAATATCAACAGAGATGATCAGATTCTATGTGAAAGAGGGAATAATTACTCCTAAAAAAAATGAGGAAAACAATTATTGGGAGTATTCATCCGATGATTTGATGCGCTTGACGGATGTGCTGTTTTACAGGGATTTAGATTTATCCCTGAAAGATATTAAAACCATTATGAGCGGTCTGGAGCTGGAGAAAATAGGTAATGTCATTCAGGCAAGACGGGCAGAGCTTATCAATGATATCCAGAAAAAGGTAAAATCCCTATCTATGCTTCAGGAATGGGATGAAGATTACCATAAAGAAATAAATCTGGTAGGCAAATTTAAACTTGGTAATATGCCTGCTGAATTACGTAAAGAAGATTATTATGATGAAATAGATCATATTGCAAAATATATGCAGGGCAGTCTTAAGCTTGACAGAGAAGACTGGATGTATGTTTCTCTTTCCTTCTTTTATAATATTTATGAAAAAGATTTTAAATTAAAAAAATATTTATCTGTAAATAAAACTTTAAAAACTCAGATTACCAATGGTTCCTCTGATGTGATAGAAGAAAAGGCCGAACGTTGTATCTACACCGAGGTTCATTACAGTGAAAACATATCTGATATGATTAACCCCTTGATAGAATATGCAGAAGAAAAGGGTTATGAACTGACAGGTGAGATTTATGGCCGCGAGAACACGAACTACTTTAAAAATGGGAAGCGTTTAGCCCTTTATAAGATTTACGCTATCATTAAATAA